A window of the Gemmatirosa kalamazoonensis genome harbors these coding sequences:
- a CDS encoding SET domain-containing protein, which translates to MPKATPRSDLPFEIRKSTIQGRGAFATRRIRPGQRIIEYTGEHITPDEGDRRYEESGMGRHHTFLFTLDDDTVVDGKRGGNESRYINHSCDPNCEAIIEGPHIFIYAKKNIQPGSELTYDYQYERRPDHTKEDEEFYACRCGTAKCRGTILAPPKRKRAKKKSAAKRGRA; encoded by the coding sequence GTGCCGAAGGCCACGCCCCGCTCCGATCTGCCGTTCGAGATCCGCAAGTCGACCATCCAGGGACGTGGCGCGTTCGCCACGCGCCGCATCCGCCCTGGTCAGCGCATCATCGAGTACACGGGCGAGCACATCACGCCCGACGAGGGCGACCGCCGGTACGAGGAGTCGGGGATGGGACGCCACCACACGTTCCTGTTCACGCTCGACGACGACACCGTGGTCGACGGGAAGCGCGGCGGCAACGAGTCGCGCTACATCAACCATTCGTGCGACCCCAACTGCGAGGCGATCATCGAGGGGCCGCACATCTTCATCTACGCGAAGAAGAACATCCAGCCAGGCTCCGAGCTGACGTACGACTACCAGTACGAGCGGCGCCCGGATCACACGAAGGAGGACGAGGAGTTCTACGCGTGCCGGTGCGGCACCGCGAAGTGCCGCGGCACCATCCTCGCCCCGCCGAAGCGGAAGCGGGCGAAGAAGAAGTCCGCCGCGAAGCGCGGTCGCGCCTAA